The following proteins are encoded in a genomic region of Chiroxiphia lanceolata isolate bChiLan1 chromosome 18, bChiLan1.pri, whole genome shotgun sequence:
- the RSRC2 gene encoding arginine/serine-rich coiled-coil protein 2 isoform X4 → MIRTNFFLKQARRHESKEKSSKKHKSEDHNDKEHSSDKGRESLNSSENGEERHKRKERKSSRGRSHSRSRSRERRHRSRSRDRKKSRSRSRERKRRIRSRSRSRSRHRHRSRSKSRTRSRSRERKKRIEKPRRFSRSHSRSPSPPPFRGRNTAMDAQEALARRLERAKKLQEQREKEMVEKQKQQEMAAAAAATGGSVINVAALLASGTQVTPQIAMAAQMAALQAKALAETGIAVPSYYNPAAVNPMKFAEQEKKRKMLWQGKKEGDKSQSAEIWEKLNFGNKDQNVKFRKLMGIKSEDEAGCSSVDEESYKTLKQQEEVFRNLDAQYEMARSQTHTQRGMGLGFTSSMRGMDAV, encoded by the exons AACCAACTTCTTCTTAAAACAGGCAAGAAGACATGAATCCAAAGAGAAGTCCTCCAAGAAGCACAAATCTGAAGACCACAATGACAAAGAACATTCTTCTGACAAGGGCAGAGAGAGCCTAAATTCATCTGAAAATGGCGAGGAGAGACATAAACGCAAGGAGAGAAAGTCATCCAGAGGGAGGAGTCATTCCAGATCCAGGTCTCGGGAAAG ACGTCACCGTAGCAGAAGCCGTGATAGGAAAAAATCCCGATCCcgcagcagagagaggaaacGGCGGATCAGATCCCGGTCTAGATCCAGATCCAGACACAGACATAGGAGCAGAAGTAAAAGCAGAACTAGGAGTAGGAGCAG ggagagaaagaagaggatcGAGAAGCCCCGAAGGTTCAGCAGGAGTCACAGCCGGAGTCCCAGCCCGCCGCCCTTCCGGGGACGGAACACGGCTATGGATGCACAGGAAGCATTAGCCAGGAG ACTGGAAAGAGCAAAGAAACTGcaagaacagagagagaaggaaatggttgaaaaacagaagcagcaggaaatggCTGCAG CGGCTGCAGCCACCGGCGGCTCCGTCATTAACGTCGCTGCTCTCCTGGCGTCGGGAACACAAGTGACTCCTCAGATTGCAATGGCAGCTCAGATGGCAGCACTCCAGGCCAAGGCCCTGGCAGAGACTGGAATAGCTGTTCCCAGCTATTACAACCCAGCAGCAGTGAACCCCATGAAATTTGCTGAGCAAGAGAAAAAGCGGAAGATGCTTTGGCAAGGCAAAAAGGAAGGG GATAAGTCACAATCTGCAGAAATATGGGAAAAACTAAATTTTGGAAACAAGGACCAAAATGTCAAGTTCAGAAAACTGATGGGCATAAAG AGCGAGGATgaagctggatgcagctccgtGGATGAGGAGAGTTACAAAACActgaagcagcaggaggaggtgtTCAGAAATCTGGATGCACAGTATGAAATGGCCAGATCACAGACTCACACACAGCGAGGAATGGGATTGGGGTTCACATCTTCCATGAGAGGAATGGATGCAGTTTGA
- the ZCCHC8 gene encoding zinc finger CCHC domain-containing protein 8 isoform X4, which yields MAAEVDFGDRELFGQLEGEDESPSPPALDVPVALLQLYERLRDRDETVHRLRAENRELKRKLNILTCPSGISVENSKVDGPLLQILFMNNVISKRYRQEIEEFVFSLVQRYEEQKKCEQEKKHLNAKPQPSSVVLEEDYKTASSSSAKKMKEAFSVVGSVVYFTNFCLDKLGQPILNENPQLTEGWEIPKYQQVFSQILSLDGQEIQVKPKSRPKPHCFNCGSEDHQMKDCPQPRNAARISEKRKEFLEACGDTSNQNFQQRYHEEEVEERFGKFKPGVISVVLQDALGVTDRSLPPFIYRMRQLGYPPGWLKEAEMEHSGLALYDGKGDGDEEDEESPQHKGITYDVSKLVNYPGFNISTPSGIPDEWQIFGSIPMQPSQQKDVFAQYLSNMQALSRKSSNKRAAPQSKSHHSKRQREDSLEVAAADMDLDSDLEAAQRSQTPNSFQFQPPLPPGSPSMSTPPPIPLGTPPLTPPQPSTPTRSPVPRTAPLNPSSDIPQPKIVDSVMDEDTLTLEELEEQQRLIWAALEQAESTNSDSDIPVDTPLTGNSVTSSPSRNEVDLVAEGRSPEKVIPAETGFSDMSDQIPENEHSITSPNPGDTLLVFKEDPNNAVSEGVLDNTIPAPSPKVDDGENTGGNKVATSTESPAKKYNLIPDMSKFAEGITPFEFENMAESTGVYLRIRSVLKNSPRNQQKKKT from the exons ATGGCGGCTGAGGTGGATTTCGGGGACCGCGAGCTCTTCGGGCAGCTGGAGGGCGAGGACGAGTCGCCCTCGCCGCCCGCCCTGGACGTGCCcgtggctctgctccagctctaCGAGCGGCTGCGGGACCGTGATGAGACGGTGCATCGGCTGCGGGCGGAGA ATCGGGAGCTTAAAAGGAAGCTGAATATTCTGACTTGTCCCAG TGGAATCTCAGTGGAAAACTCCAAAGTTGATGGGCCTCTCTTGCAGATTTTATTTATGAACAATGTCATTTCTAA gCGGTACCGCCAGGAGATTGAAGAGTTTGTTTTTAGCTTAGTTCAGAGATATGAGGAGCAGAAGAAATgtgagcaagaaaaaaaacacctgaacGCTAAACCCCAG CCCTCCAGTGTTGTTTTGGAAGAGGACTATAAAACAGCCAGCTCATCTTCtgctaaaaaaatgaaagaggctTTTAGT GTTGTAGGAAGTGTTGTGTATTTTACCAATTTTTGTCTCGATAAACTGGGACAGCCCATATTAAATGAGAATCCACAGCTGACAGAAGGATGGGAAATCCCAAA ATATCAGCAAGTTTTCAGCCAGATTCTCTCCCTAGATGGACAAGAAATACAAGTAAAACCCAAAAG CAGGCCCAAACCTCATTGTTTCAACTGTGGTTCTGAAGACCATCAAATGAAAGACTGTCCACAG CCACGAAATGCAGCTCGGATaagtgaaaagagaaaggagtttTTGGAAGCCTGTGGGGACACAAGCAATCAGAACTTTCAGCAGCGTTACCACGAGGAAGAAGTAGAAGAGAGGTTTGGAAAATTTAAGCCAGGAGTGATCAG TGTGGTCCTCCAGGATGCACTTGGTGTCACAGACAGGAGCCTCCCTCCCTTCATCTACCGCATGCGCCAGCTGGGGTATCCCCCGGGCTGGCTCAAGGAGGCTGAAATGGAGCACTCAGGACTTGCTCTTTATGATGGAAAAG GTGATGGtgatgaagaagatgaagagtCTCCCCAACACAAAGGTATCACTTACGATGTCTCCAAGTTGGTAAATTATCCAGGCTTTAATATATCCACTCCCAGTGGCATCCCAGAT GAGTGGCAGATCTTTGGTTCCATCCCCATGCAGCCCTCTCAGCAGAAGGATGTTTTTGCTCAGTACCTTTCTAATATGCAGGCG CTAAGTCGAAAATCCAGCAATAAAAGGGCTGCACCTCAGTCAAAGTCCCATCATTCAAAACGACAAAGAGAAGACAGTTTGGAGGTAGCAGCAGCTGACATGGACCTGGACTCTG ATCTGGAAGCGGCACAAAGATCCCAAACTCCCAATAGTTttcagttccaaccccctcTGCCACCTGGATCTCCATCCATGTCCACCCCTCCTCCCATACCCCTAGGAAcaccccccctcaccccccctcAGCCCTCAACACCCACCCGCTCCCCTGTGCCCAGGACTGCTCCACTGAACCCTTCCAGTGATATTCCTCAGCCAAAAATAGTGGACTCTGTCATGGATGAGGACACCCTGACCTTGGAGGAGCTAGAGGAACAGCAGAGGTTGAtctgggcagctctggagcaggcagagagcacCAACAGTGACTCTGATATCCCTGTGGACACACCTTTAACTGGGAATTCTGTTACATCCTCACCATCCAGGAATGAGGTGGATCTTGTTGCAGAAGGCAGGTCACCTGAGAAGGTGATCCCAGCAGAAACTGGGTTTTCTGACATGAGTGACCAGATACCAGAAAATGAACATTCTATAACTAGTCCTAATCCAGGAGACACTTTACTTGTCTTCAAGGAAGATCCCAATAATGCTGTTTCTGAAGGCGTGCTGGATAACACCattcctgcccccagccccaaggTGGATGATGGGGAAAATACAGGAGGGAATAAAGTGGCCACAAGCACTGAATCACctgcaaaaaaatataatcttattCCTGACATGAGCAAG tttgcagaagGCATAACACCATTTGAGTTTGAAAACATGGCAGAGTCCACAGGGGTTTATCTACGGATAAGGAGCGTGCTAAAAAACTCCCCAAGaaaccagcaaaagaaaaagacttaA
- the ZCCHC8 gene encoding zinc finger CCHC domain-containing protein 8 isoform X3 — translation MAAEVDFGDRELFGQLEGEDESPSPPALDVPVALLQLYERLRDRDETVHRLRAENRELKRKLNILTCPSGISVENSKVDGPLLQILFMNNVISKRYRQEIEEFVFSLVQRYEEQKKCEQEKKHLNAKPQPSSVVLEEDYKTASSSSAKKMKEAFSVVGSVVYFTNFCLDKLGQPILNENPQLTEGWEIPKYQQVFSQILSLDGQEIQVKPKSRPKPHCFNCGSEDHQMKDCPQPRNAARISEKRKEFLEACGDTSNQNFQQRYHEEEVEERFGKFKPGVISVVLQDALGVTDRSLPPFIYRMRQLGYPPGWLKEAEMEHSGLALYDGKGDGDEEDEESPQHKGITYDVSKLVNYPGFNISTPSGIPDEWQIFGSIPMQPSQQKDVFAQYLSNMQALSRKSSNKRAAPQSKSHHSKRQREDSLEVAAADMDLDSDLEAAQRSQTPNSFQFQPPLPPGSPSMSTPPPIPLGTPPLTPPQPSTPTRSPVPRTAPLNPSSDIPQPKIVDSVMDEDTLTLEELEEQQRLIWAALEQAESTNSDSDIPVDTPLTGNSVTSSPSRNEVDLVAEGRSPEKVIPAETGFSDMSDQIPENEHSITSPNPGDTLLVFKEDPNNAVSEGVLDNTIPAPSPKVDDGENTGGNKVATSTESPAKKYNLVPDMSKFAEGITPFEFENMAESTGVYLRIRSVLKNSPRNQQKKKT, via the exons ATGGCGGCTGAGGTGGATTTCGGGGACCGCGAGCTCTTCGGGCAGCTGGAGGGCGAGGACGAGTCGCCCTCGCCGCCCGCCCTGGACGTGCCcgtggctctgctccagctctaCGAGCGGCTGCGGGACCGTGATGAGACGGTGCATCGGCTGCGGGCGGAGA ATCGGGAGCTTAAAAGGAAGCTGAATATTCTGACTTGTCCCAG TGGAATCTCAGTGGAAAACTCCAAAGTTGATGGGCCTCTCTTGCAGATTTTATTTATGAACAATGTCATTTCTAA gCGGTACCGCCAGGAGATTGAAGAGTTTGTTTTTAGCTTAGTTCAGAGATATGAGGAGCAGAAGAAATgtgagcaagaaaaaaaacacctgaacGCTAAACCCCAG CCCTCCAGTGTTGTTTTGGAAGAGGACTATAAAACAGCCAGCTCATCTTCtgctaaaaaaatgaaagaggctTTTAGT GTTGTAGGAAGTGTTGTGTATTTTACCAATTTTTGTCTCGATAAACTGGGACAGCCCATATTAAATGAGAATCCACAGCTGACAGAAGGATGGGAAATCCCAAA ATATCAGCAAGTTTTCAGCCAGATTCTCTCCCTAGATGGACAAGAAATACAAGTAAAACCCAAAAG CAGGCCCAAACCTCATTGTTTCAACTGTGGTTCTGAAGACCATCAAATGAAAGACTGTCCACAG CCACGAAATGCAGCTCGGATaagtgaaaagagaaaggagtttTTGGAAGCCTGTGGGGACACAAGCAATCAGAACTTTCAGCAGCGTTACCACGAGGAAGAAGTAGAAGAGAGGTTTGGAAAATTTAAGCCAGGAGTGATCAG TGTGGTCCTCCAGGATGCACTTGGTGTCACAGACAGGAGCCTCCCTCCCTTCATCTACCGCATGCGCCAGCTGGGGTATCCCCCGGGCTGGCTCAAGGAGGCTGAAATGGAGCACTCAGGACTTGCTCTTTATGATGGAAAAG GTGATGGtgatgaagaagatgaagagtCTCCCCAACACAAAGGTATCACTTACGATGTCTCCAAGTTGGTAAATTATCCAGGCTTTAATATATCCACTCCCAGTGGCATCCCAGAT GAGTGGCAGATCTTTGGTTCCATCCCCATGCAGCCCTCTCAGCAGAAGGATGTTTTTGCTCAGTACCTTTCTAATATGCAGGCG CTAAGTCGAAAATCCAGCAATAAAAGGGCTGCACCTCAGTCAAAGTCCCATCATTCAAAACGACAAAGAGAAGACAGTTTGGAGGTAGCAGCAGCTGACATGGACCTGGACTCTG ATCTGGAAGCGGCACAAAGATCCCAAACTCCCAATAGTTttcagttccaaccccctcTGCCACCTGGATCTCCATCCATGTCCACCCCTCCTCCCATACCCCTAGGAAcaccccccctcaccccccctcAGCCCTCAACACCCACCCGCTCCCCTGTGCCCAGGACTGCTCCACTGAACCCTTCCAGTGATATTCCTCAGCCAAAAATAGTGGACTCTGTCATGGATGAGGACACCCTGACCTTGGAGGAGCTAGAGGAACAGCAGAGGTTGAtctgggcagctctggagcaggcagagagcacCAACAGTGACTCTGATATCCCTGTGGACACACCTTTAACTGGGAATTCTGTTACATCCTCACCATCCAGGAATGAGGTGGATCTTGTTGCAGAAGGCAGGTCACCTGAGAAGGTGATCCCAGCAGAAACTGGGTTTTCTGACATGAGTGACCAGATACCAGAAAATGAACATTCTATAACTAGTCCTAATCCAGGAGACACTTTACTTGTCTTCAAGGAAGATCCCAATAATGCTGTTTCTGAAGGCGTGCTGGATAACACCattcctgcccccagccccaaggTGGATGATGGGGAAAATACAGGAGGGAATAAAGTGGCCACAAGCACTGAATCACctgcaaaaaa atataatcttgtTCCTGACAtgagcaagtttgcagaagGCATAACACCATTTGAGTTTGAAAACATGGCAGAGTCCACAGGGGTTTATCTACGGATAAGGAGCGTGCTAAAAAACTCCCCAAGaaaccagcaaaagaaaaagacttaA
- the ZCCHC8 gene encoding zinc finger CCHC domain-containing protein 8 isoform X1 gives MAAEVDFGDRELFGQLEGEDESPSPPALDVPVALLQLYERLRDRDETVHRLRAENRELKRKLNILTCPSGISVENSKVDGPLLQILFMNNVISKRYRQEIEEFVFSLVQRYEEQKKCEQEKKHLNAKPQPSSVVLEEDYKTASSSSAKKMKEAFSVVGSVVYFTNFCLDKLGQPILNENPQLTEGWEIPKYQQVFSQILSLDGQEIQVKPKSRPKPHCFNCGSEDHQMKDCPQPRNAARISEKRKEFLEACGDTSNQNFQQRYHEEEVEERFGKFKPGVISVVLQDALGVTDRSLPPFIYRMRQLGYPPGWLKEAEMEHSGLALYDGKGDGDEEDEESPQHKGITYDVSKLVNYPGFNISTPSGIPDEWQIFGSIPMQPSQQKDVFAQYLSNMQALSRKSSNKRAAPQSKSHHSKRQREDSLEVAAADMDLDSDLEAAQRSQTPNSFQFQPPLPPGSPSMSTPPPIPLGTPPLTPPQPSTPTRSPVPRTAPLNPSSDIPQPKIVDSVMDEDTLTLEELEEQQRLIWAALEQAESTNSDSDIPVDTPLTGNSVTSSPSRNEVDLVAEGRSPEKVIPAETGFSDMSDQIPENEHSITSPNPGDTLLVFKEDPNNAVSEGVLDNTIPAPSPKVDDGENTGGNKVATSTESPAKKYNLIPDMSKFSESKSPEKVIRVKTGFSDMSDQTPENEHSITSPNPGDTLLNLKEDPDSAVSEGVLDNTIPAPNPEVDDGENTGGNREATSTESPEKKYNLVPDMSKFAEGITPFEFENMAESTGVYLRIRSVLKNSPRNQQKKKT, from the exons ATGGCGGCTGAGGTGGATTTCGGGGACCGCGAGCTCTTCGGGCAGCTGGAGGGCGAGGACGAGTCGCCCTCGCCGCCCGCCCTGGACGTGCCcgtggctctgctccagctctaCGAGCGGCTGCGGGACCGTGATGAGACGGTGCATCGGCTGCGGGCGGAGA ATCGGGAGCTTAAAAGGAAGCTGAATATTCTGACTTGTCCCAG TGGAATCTCAGTGGAAAACTCCAAAGTTGATGGGCCTCTCTTGCAGATTTTATTTATGAACAATGTCATTTCTAA gCGGTACCGCCAGGAGATTGAAGAGTTTGTTTTTAGCTTAGTTCAGAGATATGAGGAGCAGAAGAAATgtgagcaagaaaaaaaacacctgaacGCTAAACCCCAG CCCTCCAGTGTTGTTTTGGAAGAGGACTATAAAACAGCCAGCTCATCTTCtgctaaaaaaatgaaagaggctTTTAGT GTTGTAGGAAGTGTTGTGTATTTTACCAATTTTTGTCTCGATAAACTGGGACAGCCCATATTAAATGAGAATCCACAGCTGACAGAAGGATGGGAAATCCCAAA ATATCAGCAAGTTTTCAGCCAGATTCTCTCCCTAGATGGACAAGAAATACAAGTAAAACCCAAAAG CAGGCCCAAACCTCATTGTTTCAACTGTGGTTCTGAAGACCATCAAATGAAAGACTGTCCACAG CCACGAAATGCAGCTCGGATaagtgaaaagagaaaggagtttTTGGAAGCCTGTGGGGACACAAGCAATCAGAACTTTCAGCAGCGTTACCACGAGGAAGAAGTAGAAGAGAGGTTTGGAAAATTTAAGCCAGGAGTGATCAG TGTGGTCCTCCAGGATGCACTTGGTGTCACAGACAGGAGCCTCCCTCCCTTCATCTACCGCATGCGCCAGCTGGGGTATCCCCCGGGCTGGCTCAAGGAGGCTGAAATGGAGCACTCAGGACTTGCTCTTTATGATGGAAAAG GTGATGGtgatgaagaagatgaagagtCTCCCCAACACAAAGGTATCACTTACGATGTCTCCAAGTTGGTAAATTATCCAGGCTTTAATATATCCACTCCCAGTGGCATCCCAGAT GAGTGGCAGATCTTTGGTTCCATCCCCATGCAGCCCTCTCAGCAGAAGGATGTTTTTGCTCAGTACCTTTCTAATATGCAGGCG CTAAGTCGAAAATCCAGCAATAAAAGGGCTGCACCTCAGTCAAAGTCCCATCATTCAAAACGACAAAGAGAAGACAGTTTGGAGGTAGCAGCAGCTGACATGGACCTGGACTCTG ATCTGGAAGCGGCACAAAGATCCCAAACTCCCAATAGTTttcagttccaaccccctcTGCCACCTGGATCTCCATCCATGTCCACCCCTCCTCCCATACCCCTAGGAAcaccccccctcaccccccctcAGCCCTCAACACCCACCCGCTCCCCTGTGCCCAGGACTGCTCCACTGAACCCTTCCAGTGATATTCCTCAGCCAAAAATAGTGGACTCTGTCATGGATGAGGACACCCTGACCTTGGAGGAGCTAGAGGAACAGCAGAGGTTGAtctgggcagctctggagcaggcagagagcacCAACAGTGACTCTGATATCCCTGTGGACACACCTTTAACTGGGAATTCTGTTACATCCTCACCATCCAGGAATGAGGTGGATCTTGTTGCAGAAGGCAGGTCACCTGAGAAGGTGATCCCAGCAGAAACTGGGTTTTCTGACATGAGTGACCAGATACCAGAAAATGAACATTCTATAACTAGTCCTAATCCAGGAGACACTTTACTTGTCTTCAAGGAAGATCCCAATAATGCTGTTTCTGAAGGCGTGCTGGATAACACCattcctgcccccagccccaaggTGGATGATGGGGAAAATACAGGAGGGAATAAAGTGGCCACAAGCACTGAATCACctgcaaaaaaatataatcttattCCTGACATGAGCAAGTTTTCAGAAAGCAAGTCACCTGAGAAGGTGATCCGAGTAAAAACTGGGTTTTCTGACATGAGTGACCAGACACCAGAAAATGAACATTCTATAACTAGTCCTAATCCAGGAGACACTTTACTAAACTTAAAGGAAGATCCCGATAGTGCAGTTTCTGAAGGTGTGCTGGATAACACCATTCCTGCTCCCAACCCTGAGGTGGATGATGGGGAAAATACAGGAGGGAATAGAGAGGCCACAAGCACTGaatcacctgaaaaaaaatataatcttgtTCCTGACAtgagcaagtttgcagaagGCATAACACCATTTGAGTTTGAAAACATGGCAGAGTCCACAGGGGTTTATCTACGGATAAGGAGCGTGCTAAAAAACTCCCCAAGaaaccagcaaaagaaaaagacttaA
- the ZCCHC8 gene encoding zinc finger CCHC domain-containing protein 8 isoform X2 — protein MAAEVDFGDRELFGQLEGEDESPSPPALDVPVALLQLYERLRDRDETVHRLRAENRELKRKLNILTCPSGISVENSKVDGPLLQILFMNNVISKRYRQEIEEFVFSLVQRYEEQKKCEQEKKHLNAKPQPSSVVLEEDYKTASSSSAKKMKEAFSVVGSVVYFTNFCLDKLGQPILNENPQLTEGWEIPKYQQVFSQILSLDGQEIQVKPKRPKPHCFNCGSEDHQMKDCPQPRNAARISEKRKEFLEACGDTSNQNFQQRYHEEEVEERFGKFKPGVISVVLQDALGVTDRSLPPFIYRMRQLGYPPGWLKEAEMEHSGLALYDGKGDGDEEDEESPQHKGITYDVSKLVNYPGFNISTPSGIPDEWQIFGSIPMQPSQQKDVFAQYLSNMQALSRKSSNKRAAPQSKSHHSKRQREDSLEVAAADMDLDSDLEAAQRSQTPNSFQFQPPLPPGSPSMSTPPPIPLGTPPLTPPQPSTPTRSPVPRTAPLNPSSDIPQPKIVDSVMDEDTLTLEELEEQQRLIWAALEQAESTNSDSDIPVDTPLTGNSVTSSPSRNEVDLVAEGRSPEKVIPAETGFSDMSDQIPENEHSITSPNPGDTLLVFKEDPNNAVSEGVLDNTIPAPSPKVDDGENTGGNKVATSTESPAKKYNLIPDMSKFSESKSPEKVIRVKTGFSDMSDQTPENEHSITSPNPGDTLLNLKEDPDSAVSEGVLDNTIPAPNPEVDDGENTGGNREATSTESPEKKYNLVPDMSKFAEGITPFEFENMAESTGVYLRIRSVLKNSPRNQQKKKT, from the exons ATGGCGGCTGAGGTGGATTTCGGGGACCGCGAGCTCTTCGGGCAGCTGGAGGGCGAGGACGAGTCGCCCTCGCCGCCCGCCCTGGACGTGCCcgtggctctgctccagctctaCGAGCGGCTGCGGGACCGTGATGAGACGGTGCATCGGCTGCGGGCGGAGA ATCGGGAGCTTAAAAGGAAGCTGAATATTCTGACTTGTCCCAG TGGAATCTCAGTGGAAAACTCCAAAGTTGATGGGCCTCTCTTGCAGATTTTATTTATGAACAATGTCATTTCTAA gCGGTACCGCCAGGAGATTGAAGAGTTTGTTTTTAGCTTAGTTCAGAGATATGAGGAGCAGAAGAAATgtgagcaagaaaaaaaacacctgaacGCTAAACCCCAG CCCTCCAGTGTTGTTTTGGAAGAGGACTATAAAACAGCCAGCTCATCTTCtgctaaaaaaatgaaagaggctTTTAGT GTTGTAGGAAGTGTTGTGTATTTTACCAATTTTTGTCTCGATAAACTGGGACAGCCCATATTAAATGAGAATCCACAGCTGACAGAAGGATGGGAAATCCCAAA ATATCAGCAAGTTTTCAGCCAGATTCTCTCCCTAGATGGACAAGAAATACAAGTAAAACCCAAAAG GCCCAAACCTCATTGTTTCAACTGTGGTTCTGAAGACCATCAAATGAAAGACTGTCCACAG CCACGAAATGCAGCTCGGATaagtgaaaagagaaaggagtttTTGGAAGCCTGTGGGGACACAAGCAATCAGAACTTTCAGCAGCGTTACCACGAGGAAGAAGTAGAAGAGAGGTTTGGAAAATTTAAGCCAGGAGTGATCAG TGTGGTCCTCCAGGATGCACTTGGTGTCACAGACAGGAGCCTCCCTCCCTTCATCTACCGCATGCGCCAGCTGGGGTATCCCCCGGGCTGGCTCAAGGAGGCTGAAATGGAGCACTCAGGACTTGCTCTTTATGATGGAAAAG GTGATGGtgatgaagaagatgaagagtCTCCCCAACACAAAGGTATCACTTACGATGTCTCCAAGTTGGTAAATTATCCAGGCTTTAATATATCCACTCCCAGTGGCATCCCAGAT GAGTGGCAGATCTTTGGTTCCATCCCCATGCAGCCCTCTCAGCAGAAGGATGTTTTTGCTCAGTACCTTTCTAATATGCAGGCG CTAAGTCGAAAATCCAGCAATAAAAGGGCTGCACCTCAGTCAAAGTCCCATCATTCAAAACGACAAAGAGAAGACAGTTTGGAGGTAGCAGCAGCTGACATGGACCTGGACTCTG ATCTGGAAGCGGCACAAAGATCCCAAACTCCCAATAGTTttcagttccaaccccctcTGCCACCTGGATCTCCATCCATGTCCACCCCTCCTCCCATACCCCTAGGAAcaccccccctcaccccccctcAGCCCTCAACACCCACCCGCTCCCCTGTGCCCAGGACTGCTCCACTGAACCCTTCCAGTGATATTCCTCAGCCAAAAATAGTGGACTCTGTCATGGATGAGGACACCCTGACCTTGGAGGAGCTAGAGGAACAGCAGAGGTTGAtctgggcagctctggagcaggcagagagcacCAACAGTGACTCTGATATCCCTGTGGACACACCTTTAACTGGGAATTCTGTTACATCCTCACCATCCAGGAATGAGGTGGATCTTGTTGCAGAAGGCAGGTCACCTGAGAAGGTGATCCCAGCAGAAACTGGGTTTTCTGACATGAGTGACCAGATACCAGAAAATGAACATTCTATAACTAGTCCTAATCCAGGAGACACTTTACTTGTCTTCAAGGAAGATCCCAATAATGCTGTTTCTGAAGGCGTGCTGGATAACACCattcctgcccccagccccaaggTGGATGATGGGGAAAATACAGGAGGGAATAAAGTGGCCACAAGCACTGAATCACctgcaaaaaaatataatcttattCCTGACATGAGCAAGTTTTCAGAAAGCAAGTCACCTGAGAAGGTGATCCGAGTAAAAACTGGGTTTTCTGACATGAGTGACCAGACACCAGAAAATGAACATTCTATAACTAGTCCTAATCCAGGAGACACTTTACTAAACTTAAAGGAAGATCCCGATAGTGCAGTTTCTGAAGGTGTGCTGGATAACACCATTCCTGCTCCCAACCCTGAGGTGGATGATGGGGAAAATACAGGAGGGAATAGAGAGGCCACAAGCACTGaatcacctgaaaaaaaatataatcttgtTCCTGACAtgagcaagtttgcagaagGCATAACACCATTTGAGTTTGAAAACATGGCAGAGTCCACAGGGGTTTATCTACGGATAAGGAGCGTGCTAAAAAACTCCCCAAGaaaccagcaaaagaaaaagacttaA